In the genome of Artemia franciscana chromosome 16, ASM3288406v1, whole genome shotgun sequence, the window GTCTTCGTTCTCAGGTTCCTgagtaaaaacagaagagaactggttgttgagaaaatttgccttgtccATGGGGTCGTGTACCAGCTTTTGTTTAACGGGATCGTAAAGAGATGAGACTCCacctttgtttttccttttgctgttcacgtatttccagaaaatttttgggttttctttcaAGGAGAAAGCTAATTTACGTTCTCTAAGCTTTCCTTCTCTTCTTGTTGCTTTTCGAACCCTGTTGCGGAGCCTCTTGAATGTTTTCTCTCGGTCGTTACTTAGTCGATTACTTTTGTAGTCTCtccatgctttttgttttgctttaatcAGTTCAATATTGGCTTTAGGTAATGCAACACGGGTGTATTTATTGTGCATAGGAATAAATTGTTCTTCCATTGAGGCTACAATCTTAGTGAACCTTGTGTAAATGGTGTCTAACGACTCCAACCCACTGAATTCTTCAATCCAGTTGACATCCGAAAGCTCTCTTCTCATAGCAACGTAATCTCCCTTGTAGTAGTTACGTTTCAGTGCCACACGTGTCCTCAAAACCTCCGTTTCCAAGCTAAACACAATTACCGAGTGATCCGATTTACCGATTGGTGACAACTGCTTAATATCTGATACCAGGTCTCCATCGCTTACCAGTAACAAGTCGAGGATACTTGGTGTGTCAGATCCCCGCATCCTTGTTGGCTCAGATATTAGCTGCTCTAGAAAGTGTTCGTTAATAACGTCCAGGAATATACTCGTCAAGCTTGCGGTAGATTCCGTGGTGTATCGCCTATTCCAGTCTATCTTAGGGAGATTTAAATCTCCTATAATAGCAAGCTTTTGGTTGGTGTTCTTAGCGAATGCTGCTATTTGCGAGAACAGAGCTTCGTCGGATGTGTCGGTGTTGTTGGGCTACGATAACAGATCCCAAGAACAGTGTCGCGGGTCGTTTTAGACTTAATGCATATCCACAGACTTTCTTTGGGCTCAATCGTGTCGGTTGAGCTCGATATTGGATGCACGTTGATGCCTTTTCGACAATAGCAGACTATCCCTCTACCTGTATTCTCTTCCAGATTTTGTTCATACAGATAATAATCTTCGATACTGAGCTCTGTGACGGTAGGTAAGTATCTGtagttttttggtttaacttctACTATTGTCACAATATCCGGATTTTCCAGTTTGATAACCTGCTTTGCTTCCTCCATTTTGTTTAAGAGAGAGTCAGCGTTGAAATAgaggcattttattttttttcggattCATTTGTATGGCTTGGGCCTTTTCCTCGTCAATTTTGGGACTGTCGTTGGCTGGGACCATTTGATGGTCTCGCTTGTTGTCTCATTCTCTGGTTCCCGTTGGACCTGGAATTGGTGCTTC includes:
- the LOC136036928 gene encoding uncharacterized protein LOC136036928: MRGSDTPSILDLLLVSDGDLVSDIKQLSPIGKSDHSVIVFSLETEVLRTRVALKRNYYKGDYVAMRRELSDVNWIEEFSGLESLDTIYTRFTKIVASMEEQFIPMHNKYTRVALPKANIELIKAKQKAWRDYKSNRLSNDREKTFKRLRNRVRKATRREGKLRERKLAFSLKENPKIFWKYVNSKRKNKGGVSSLYDPVKQKLVHDPMDKANFLNNQFSSVFTQEPENEDHFSREEPIQGTSELKRPIEIKHSDVLKKLRELNPSKSTGPDNLHPKLLKELATVITEPLVYIYRKSLELGELPTIWKKAIVVPIYKGGKQAMF